Below is a genomic region from Actinomadura sp. NAK00032.
CCGCGCTGGGGCTACGTCGTCGCCGCCGGCGCGATCACGACCGTGCTGACGGTGTGGCCGCTCGGCTCGGTGCGGCTGCTGCGCCGGTACGTGACCGTCGCGGTGGGCATCGCGCTGGTCTACTTCTACGTGGAGCTCGTCCGGCAGCCGCTGCCCGACCTGTCGGAGGGCTCGTGGGGCGGCTTCTGGATCGGCGCGGACGCCGCGCTCGCGGTGTCGATCTCGTGGGTGCCGGTCGCCGCCGACTACACCCGGCACTCGCGGACGGAGCGGGCGGCGTTCGGCGCGGCGTCCGTCGGCTACTCGGTCACGCAGATCATCGCCTACGTCCTCGGCCTGCTGGCGCTCGCGCTGGTCGCGGGCGACAGCACCAGGATCTTCGACCCGTTCCTCGGCGCCACGCTCGGCGTGGTCTTCTTCGCGATCTTCGTGCTGCGGGAGGCGGACCAGTCGTTCGCCGACACCTACTCCACCGCCGTGTCGATCCAGAACCTGTTCCCGCGCGCCGACCGCCGGGTGCTGAGCGTCACGCTCGGCGCCGGCGTCACCGTCCTCGCACTGGTGCTGGACATCGGCGACTACGCGGGCTTCCTGACGCTGATCGGATCGGTGTTCGTGCCGATGCTGGGCGTCCTCGCCGCCGACTTCTTCCTCGGCCGCCGCCGGGCCGCGGGCGGCAAGGAGGCCGGGCTGGACGGGTGGGACGTGTCGCGGCGGGCGCCGTCCCGCTGGGGGATGATCGCGGCCTGGGCGGTCGGGTTCGCGGCCTACCAGCTGATCAACCCGGGCACGGTCGAGCACTGGGCGGACTTCTGGCGGGACGTCCAGGAGGCGGTGCACTTCACGCCGCAGAGCTGGATGAGCGCCTCGCTGCTGTCGTTCCTGGTCGCGGGTGCGGCCGCGCTCATCATCGGGAGGCTTACCAGGCGGTAGCCTTACCAGAAGGTAAGGTTCCCCTGGCAATTTTCGATGCAAGTTACCCGGCGCCGCGCCGGAGTCCGGTGGCACGATGACAGACGTGTACGAACACGTCCACGATCCGATCGCGCGGGCCGTCATCGAGAGCGCCGCCGACGCGATCGTGGCGGTGGACCAGCGGCACCGGGTCACGGTGTGGAACCCGGCGGCCGAGCGCATGTTCGGCTGGAGCGCCGCGGAGATGATCGGGCGCGTCCCGCCGATCGTCCCGCACGAGCTGAAGGCCGAGCACAACGCCGTCCAGGAGCGGCTGCTCACCCGGCCCGCCGGGCCGGGCGACAGCGGGCAGATCTCGATCGCCACCCGCCGCTTCCACCGCGACGGCCGCCTCATCGACGTGCGCATCGACACCAGCCTGCTGCAGGACCCGAGCGGCACGCTGCTCGGCTGGGTGGGGGTGTACCACCCGGTCGAGGAGGACGAGATCGTCCAGCACCACATGACCGAGCGGGCCCGGCTCGTCCGGCGGCTGAACGACATCGTCGCCGACCTGAACGCCGAGCTGGACCTGAACGTCGTCCTCGACCGGATCACCACCGCGCTGATCGAGCTGACCGGAGCCGACGCGGGCGGGTTCGTCCGGATCGAGGGGGAGCGGCTGCGGCTGGTCAGCATGACCGGGCTGCCTGAGCACATGAGCGACCGCACCGCCGAGCTGCGGTCGAGCCTCGTCGGGGAGCTGCTGCGGTCCGGCAAGACCGTCAAGCTCGCGACCGGCGCGCAGCGCCTCGGCGACCTGATCTGGTCCGAGCTGCCCGGCCTGCACACGATCGCGCTCGGCCTGTCCTACCTGCAGAACCGGCCGTACGGCGCGCTCTACGCGCTGTTCTCCGGCAGCAAGGCCGGGCACACCGAGCTGGAGCTGCTGGAGCTGCTCGCCGGGCACGCCGGCGTCGCGGTCGGCAACGCCGTCGCGTACGCGGAGGTCGTCCGGCAGCGGGCGCACGAGCGCGCGGTGATCGACTCCAGCGCGGACGGCATCGCCGTGCTCGACCACGACCTCGTCGTCCGGCAGTGGAACCCGGCCGCGCACGCGCTCACCGGCGT
It encodes:
- a CDS encoding cytosine permease, with the translated sequence MTSDVERRPEGKRPADEAPFTLDEPAPKVLGFWDQSAFWANLGVSLLAFSGAYTVLAPDADGKPTISIMAGIVAMAVGTALGGLMLGLAAVPGARTGQPAMVLLRGLFGARLSYAPTILNIAQLIGWGTFELIVIADAARELWDGVPRWGYVVAAGAITTVLTVWPLGSVRLLRRYVTVAVGIALVYFYVELVRQPLPDLSEGSWGGFWIGADAALAVSISWVPVAADYTRHSRTERAAFGAASVGYSVTQIIAYVLGLLALALVAGDSTRIFDPFLGATLGVVFFAIFVLREADQSFADTYSTAVSIQNLFPRADRRVLSVTLGAGVTVLALVLDIGDYAGFLTLIGSVFVPMLGVLAADFFLGRRRAAGGKEAGLDGWDVSRRAPSRWGMIAAWAVGFAAYQLINPGTVEHWADFWRDVQEAVHFTPQSWMSASLLSFLVAGAAALIIGRLTRR
- a CDS encoding PAS domain-containing protein; translated protein: MTDVYEHVHDPIARAVIESAADAIVAVDQRHRVTVWNPAAERMFGWSAAEMIGRVPPIVPHELKAEHNAVQERLLTRPAGPGDSGQISIATRRFHRDGRLIDVRIDTSLLQDPSGTLLGWVGVYHPVEEDEIVQHHMTERARLVRRLNDIVADLNAELDLNVVLDRITTALIELTGADAGGFVRIEGERLRLVSMTGLPEHMSDRTAELRSSLVGELLRSGKTVKLATGAQRLGDLIWSELPGLHTIALGLSYLQNRPYGALYALFSGSKAGHTELELLELLAGHAGVAVGNAVAYAEVVRQRAHERAVIDSSADGIAVLDHDLVVRQWNPAAHALTGVPPEEAIGRPLPFGMPALGEMLTFRLESGTWLNVLAAEIEETGELVVDFRDVSEAKALEEAKDLFLATTSHELRTPITVVQGFASTLVNRWDELADTDRRTAVATIAERAQSLARLVEHLLLGSRAGADELAVTIEPFDLSRVLEGVVAGFRSLSPLHRVELEIAPDLPPCRGDAMATDIVLGQLLENAFKYSPDGGTVSVHAHPEGADIVVRVVDEGVGIPAGDHERIFERFVQGDSGDRRRFGGIGLGLYIVKRLTEAQGGRISAHPAEREGSHIKADNVTASGDVPEMERTISRPSTLLRTAPGRGPAGGARAGEGTCMRLVLRADR